Proteins encoded within one genomic window of Eurosta solidaginis isolate ZX-2024a chromosome 1, ASM4086904v1, whole genome shotgun sequence:
- the LOC137243991 gene encoding uncharacterized protein, producing the protein MKTFAFFCCAILIAALCCVLALPAANSDTNPDDGSVSVSESDSTSSSSGSSEENALVFPNYPVVPGWPADYNDELSDSSTDDGDSEHPEGRTFFLLFRLYSLLQRLNLTSAA; encoded by the exons ATGAAAACTTTCGCATTCTTTTGTTGCGCTATCTTGATTGCTGCCTTATGCTGTGTATTGGCTTTACCAGCAGCAAATTCAGATACAAACCCAGATGACG GTTCTGTTAGCGTAAGTGAAT ctgACTCAACATCATCTTCATCTGGAAGCAGTGAAGAGAATGCCTTAGTTTTTCCAAACTATCCCGTCGTACCTG GATGGCCTGCTGACTACAACGATGAACTTAGCGATTCCTCAACTGATGATGGTGATTCGGAACATCCCGAAGGACGCACATTCTTCTTATTATTCCGTTTGTATAGTTTGCTCCAACGATTGAATCTGACATCAGCGGCTTAG
- the AstA gene encoding allatostatin-A produces the protein MITRHSTYRTVYVPTLLLATFAAFLTLIAFANGKSAGLNMPQQQQPQSNSILSDIDNEDMRRNDIGDTSNYDKRMERYAFGLGRRAYTYTNGGNGMKRLPVYNFGLGKRARPYSFGLGKRGEYDEDQYVDDLLNGNLYEAAFADDKRNRPYSFGLGKRSLQEPPPHRYGFGLGRR, from the exons ATGATCACCCGCCACAGCACTTATCGTACTGTGTATGTGCCAACATTATTACTTGCAACTTTTGCTGCATTTTTAACGCTCATCGCATTTGCTAATGGCAAATCGGCAGGTCTTAATAtgccacaacaacagcaaccgcAATCAAACTCAATACTCTCCGACATTGATAATGAAGATATGCGGCGTAATGATATTGGTGATACGTCAAACTATGATAAACGTATGGAACGTTATGCATTCGGTTTGGGGAGACGAGCGTACACTTACACCAATGGCGGTAATGGAATGAAACGTTTACCTGTCTATAATTTTGGTTTGGGTAAAAGAGCTAGACCGTACTCATTTGGTTTAGGGAAACGCGGTGAATATGATGAAGATCAATATGTTGATGATTTGCTGAATGGAAATTTGTATGAAGCAGCATTTGCGG ATGATAAACGTAATCGACCCTATAGTTTTGGTCTTGGTAAACGCTCGCTGCAGGAACCACCACCACACCGGTACGGTTTTGGACTTGGACGCCGCTAA